In Nocardia sp. NBC_00403, the DNA window ATGGCAGGCCAGCACTGACCCCGCCGCCCGCAAGCAGCGGCGATGACGCAAAGGTGTTGCGGTGCCGGCGAAATGGATCGCGGAAGCAATGATGACTTCGTCAGGCGATCGACTGGATTCGATCGGTCGCAACGGTTTCATCCGGCAATCCGAGAACATGCGGGTCGACTACGTTGAGGAGTTGCTCGTCGGTCCGGGAATGAATCCAGGTCGTGGCGATGTCGTAGCCGGTGTCGAACAGTTCTCCGGATGATCGAGCGGGGGCCTTGAGCGCCGCGCCGTATGGCTGGTGGGCGAAGATGGTCGCCTCGCGCAGGGTCTTGTCGTGAAAAGGTCGCGGGCGATGGGGAATTGCAGGCAGCGATGGATGTAGGAGGGGAAAGATCAATCCGCCTCGGCTGTCGTATGGTTGCGGCCCGTAGAGGTCCAGAATCAGGGTTGGATGCGGGGAGAAGATGTCGTGTGGGACCCGGTGCTGGCAGCCGCCGTCGAAGACGTCCCCGAGCCCGGCGGCCGCGGGCAGAGCCCCCGGTATACGGGTCGCTGCGACCAGCGCATCGGCGACCGGCAGGTCGTCCAGTCCGAGCTTGGGTAGGTCTCGTGGTAGCAGCAGTGTGCCGTGTTCGGCCGAGTAGACGGGTATGAGTAGCGACGACGCCATCTGGTGTGGTTGCAGTCCGGACGGGTTGGGGTCAAGGGCGAAGTCGGCGAATGTGCGGTCACCGACGACGGCGTGGGCGAGTTCACGAATCCGCGCCTCGGGGTACAGCGTGCGTCGGGTCAGCAGAGTACGAAAGCTCTTCTCGCCCAAAACATTCTGCTGGGGGTGATCAATCGCGATCTGCCGTGCCTGGTCGCGAGTCAGGCCCAGCGTTATCGCCGCGGCCGCGATAGCACCACCACTGACACCCACGACGACCGGCTGGAACGCGGGGGCGGGCTGTCGGCTGCCCTGCGCCCGCCGGGCAGCAAGAGCATCCACCGCACCGGTGGCCATCCCAACCATCAAGGTGAGGCTGCGGCCGGCCACTCCGGCGAGAATCCGAACCACGGGCTTTTCCTGCGTCAATGACTGTCCTTCCACTCTGGTTGTCAGCGCTCACCGGTGACCGACGCGGTCCCTCGCCGCCGAAACCACCGACGCCGCACGTGATCCGCCTGCTGCCTCGATGAGTCGGCCGCGGCCAGAGCGGGGCGAAGCCCACGCCGCGTGCCGGTGATCGAGTCGGTCTCCTGCCAGATGGACCGACCGCTCGAGGTCAGCGAAATCCCGAGAAACTTTCCTTCGGACCTGGTCTCGGCGGCATCGTCGGAGGTGCGGCGCAGAAACCGGTAAGTCGCGGTCCTCGAGATCAACGATTTCTCTCCTGTTGGCCGTCAACCCACAGACCTCCGGGTTCGGCATGAGGGAAGACGAATGGAACCGCACCGAACCTAGCTTCGCCTGCACGGTTCGCCAGTAGTGGGAAAGAATCGGTGTGCGCCACCGGGCTTGTCCTGCAACGTAACCCGGTCGTGTAGCGCCCACCTGGAGCTCACCTCCCTGGTGAGAAACCGGGGAGGTGACGACAGCCGGACGGCTCAGGAACTCATCACCGTCGGCTGAGCTGCACACGGGTTTCAGTCGCCATCGTCCGAGGCGCAAGCCGGGTCGATGGCTGCCGCATTACCGGTCAGGGGTGGGATGCCAGTCGATGCCGAGTTCGGTCAGGGCCTGCTGTCGTTGCGCGGATAGTCGCCCGGTTCGATTGTCGATGCGGCGCGATCGGATCTACCTGCCGAGCCGGAAACCGTCGCGAGTGACGTGGCAGGTGAGGACGTCGATGTGCCATGGTGAGGTCGTCGTCGCCACGGTGCGCAGCAGGATCGCTCGATGGAACGCATCGCTCACCCGTGCGGGTACGCCATCGATCTGCAACCAGCCAGGCAGACAACTGGTTTCGCTGGATTCGGGCAGTCCGGGCCGCGACAGCTGACGCCGCTGCGCGGACACACCGAACCGCTACCACCGAAACACGCACGAACACAACTGACCTCATACAACCCCGCCCCAGCAGCACTATGCCACCCTGGCTCATCCGTTGCTGCCTATGCGATCGCGGACCGGCCGGTGTGGTTCCCTGGTAGAGACCCAGCACGGGCAGGCAGTGGAAGCGGTAGTGGCAATCGGAGTGACAATGGATCAGTCGACGTCCAAAGTGATTCGACAAGGCGAGTGGCTCTTCCTCACCGCACCGGGGTGGGAACCGAGTACACCGCCGCAGATACAACCACCGCCGGAAGCGATCGTGGGCGGATGGATGGTGGACGAAAACGGGAATGTGGGGCCGTTCCAACCGAATCCCGATTACCTGCCGGCCGATGAGGCGACACCGACCGACCCTCTCGATGCGATACTGCGGCTGATTGCCGGGGGCGAGCAGCAACTCATCGATGAGTTCGTGTCCATGCTCTGCCACTCGATCGTCGAGATCGGGTGCGACGAAGACGACCAACCGGTCGTGACTGTTATGCCCGATGATATCCTGTGCGTTGTGATAGCCACCGCTCAGGCGCAGAAGCTCGGCGTCGAGGTGGACCGTTGGTGGCCCGTGGCGGGTAGCGACCTTCCAGAGATCATTCCAGGCGATGCCGGCATCCTCCTCAACCCCAATGGTTGCGCTCCCCTCTGTTTAGTGGCGGATGCATTGACGCCCCCGAGATCGGGACTATGAAGGTGACCTTATTATGTTCGGCCCAGCTGCTCTTTTTAAAAAGATCCTCGCAACTCGTCTGACTCCAGCGATTGCTACCGGAGCAAAAAACGGAGCGAGCGAACCCCTGTACGGGTTCGCAGGAAAACTGCGCGATACCGCCAGGAAAGAAGCTGACACCGATCGCGCTGCCGCTATCCCCCTGAAGAATTTCATCCCTGACGCTAAAGGCAGAGTTGAATTCACGGCCGACCAAGTCGTCATCCGTTCCATGCATCGACGCACTCTTATATACCCGTATAGCAGGTATAAACGTCCGGTGATAGATAAAATAAATCCTCATATATGGAGGAAGAAATTTCCAGTGGGGGTGGATTTTCCTCCCGCTAATGGCGTTGACCACGGCCGGCATTGGGCAGCGGCGGAGGTCTCGACTTCTGAGTACAACTACAAGGTCGCATACCCCGACGGGAGGAGCCGGTCCGAAGCAGCACATTGGACCCGCGAGCGTGACGAGATGAATCTCCGAAGCAGAGCCTTGGACAGACCCTTGCCTGCGGGAACGGTAGGAGACTACAAACCTCCCGCGTATCAGCGAGTGGTGACGGTCAAGACCGGATTCTTGGGGTGGAAAAAAAGAACAGTGGTGGTGGATGACGAAACTTTCCTCAAAATACAAGCACGGGCCGTGGAAGACTACATGCAAAAGGCAGCCGAGAAAGATCTGACCTCGAGGGAATCAATCTGGCAGGAACCAAGAGCAATGGTGTTGGTGCCCGATAAGCCTTTCGACAAGGAGCACTTAACCCCTGAGTACCTCGAGGATCTGAAAGACAAAGCAGGGGTTGGTGGAGTGTACTACCCCGAAGGGGATGTTTCGACAACAACCCAGGGAGAAGCTTGGAAAGCTCCCTCCATAGCGCATTCTTCCGACCTGATAGTGAACGATCCGGGTGATGGGCGTACTCCGTGGTCGCACCATCCACCTGGGGAATTCAGCAGCACTAGAGTGCGTGCAGACCCGAACCATTCGGAAGGGTACCCTCTGCGGTGAGCTGGTGTGTAATACAAGAGGTCAGTTCGGAATGAATATTCCGGAGGCAGACGACCGAGCGGGCAAGGCTCAGTAGTGCGTGGGATGTCAGCGCGGCGTTCATAGCGGGTTCGCAGCCTTGTGAACGTATGGAGCCACGCGAATGTGCGTTCGGCCGTCACCGCAGTTTCCCGAGTCCGGAGCCGTGGCCTGTGTTACGGCGGGCGATGGTCGGGGTGGTGCCACGGGAGCTGCGAGCGGCGGAGAGGGGTCGCGAGCGTCGCCAGGAGCGGCTCCGAGCGTGGATAGGATTCGATGAGCTTGTGATCGGAATCGACAGAGGTGTCCACCGCGCGTCCGTGCTCGACTACCAGTTACGGGCGGGATGCCAGTCGATACCGAGTTCGGTCAGGGCCTGCATTCTTTGTGCGGACAGTCGGCCCGTTCGATAGTCGTTGCGGCGTGATCGGATCCACGTGCCGAGCCGGAAACCGTCGCAGGTGACATAGCAGGTGGGAATATCGATGTGCCCGTGAAGCTCGCGGTAGGCGCTCAGTGCGGCAATAGCTTTGTCCCACAGAACTTCTCGTGGGCCACGCCAGTCGATGCCGAGGGCTTCGAGTTCACGGGCGCGGGCCACGGGCAGCGTGCCCGAGCGATGGTCGCGTCGGCATTGCATGAGCCACGCGCCGAGCCGGAATCCGTCCGCGGTGCGGTGACTGTTGTCGACGTCCGCGTGGCCGTGCTCGCTGCGGTATGCCTCGAGGTGTTCGATTCCGATCCGCCACCGGGATTGTTTGTGCGCAGAGCCGCCGGTGAGCTGTGGGCCGAGATCGACGCCTAGCCGGTGCAGGTCGTCGATCTGGGCAGCGGTCAATTCGCCCGCTCGGTAGCTGGTTCGGCATCCGCTGATCCACGCACCGAGCCGAAATCCCGTTGGTGTCGTATACCTTTGGGCAGGGTTGGCGTGCCCGTGCTCGCGGCGGAAGGCGACCAGATCTTCGAGGTGCCGGTTTCACAGACGTCGGCTCCATCGCTGTTCGGCGAGGTCGATGCCCGCGGCGACCAACGCAGTGACCTGTTCACTCGACAATGTCCCGGCGCGGAACATTTCACGCCGCCGCGACAACCACTTGCCGAGCTGGAAACCGTCCGGTGCGACATAGGTGGCCGGGACTTCCGTGTGACCATGATGCGTCCGATAGGCATCGAGCGCGGACAACGCCCTCTTCCACCGGGTTGCGCGGCGGCTGATGGTCGGATTCCAGTCGATATCGAGAGATTCCAAGGCGGCGGCGTGCTCCTCCGGCAAGGTGCCCGCCTGGTATTGCTCGCGGCGTTTGCGCAGCCATTGCCCCAGCTCGAAGCCGTCGGCGGTCACATACGAGACCGCGACATCGCCGTGCCCATGCGCGGTACGAAAAGCGCGGAGCGCGGCGATTGCGGCCTCCCATCGGACGGCGAACGAATCCCAGCCGACGCCAAGGGCTTCCAGCTCCGTCACCCGCTCCACCGAAAGCTTCCCGGCCCGTTGCCGAGCGCGGTACTGCGCCAGCCACTCACCCAACCGGTGTCCGTCCGCAGCCCGGTAGTCGGCGGCGACGTTCGCATGTCCGTGCTCGGCGCGGAATCGGTGCAGCGCGGCGATTCCCGTTTCCCATCTGGTCGAAAACGGATCCCAGTCCACGCCGAGGGCTTCCAGCTTCGCAACCCGGTCGATGCGCAGTGTCGCGGCCTTGTATTCGCGTCGGCACCGTCCCAACCACCGGCCCAACGGGTAGCCGTCGGGAGTGCGGTAGTCGTAGGCGACATCGACGTGTCCGAACTCGGTGTGAAAGGCCACGAGAGCGCCGTAGTTCTCCCACCATGGTGAGGTCGTCGTCGCCACGGTGCGCAGCAAGATCGCTCGATGGAACGCATCGCTCACCCGTGCGGGTGCGCCATCGATCTGCAACCAGCCAGGGAGACAACCGGTTTCCCGAGATTCGGGCAGTCCGCGCCGCGACAGCTGACGCCGATGATCGAGGTCGTCGGCGATCCTTTCATCGTGCGCACGCAACGCCCGCACCACCCGCCAGACGGTATCGAATTCCGAACCATCCAGCGCCGCTAGCGGATTCTCGTCCTCGGTGAGGAGGATCGGCACGATGATCGTGGCGACCTTTCCCGTCTCCCCACCACGCCGCAAGGCCCGGCCCACGGCCTGCACCACGTCGGTGGTCGAGTCGCGCGGGTCGGCGAACATCACGGCGTCCAAGGCGGGCACGTCCACGCCCTCGGCGAGCACGCGTGCGTTGGAGACCACCACGGTGGAGTCACCTGGGCGCTGTAGTGCGGCCAGCGCGGCACGGCGATGCTGCGGCGGCATGTCCCCGCTCACCCAGCGGGCCCGCACCGCCCACTGTGGCCGGTCGTCCGCGGGCAACAGGTTGATCGCGGCGGCCAACCCCGTGGCGAACCGAGTCGCCGCCATCACCCGGCCGTGGTAGGTGATCACCCGCCGTAATCGGTAGTCGCGCACCGCTTTCACCAAGGCGACCTGCATACCCAGCATCCGTGCCGATACCGCACGCCCCTCCACGGTCACCAGTTGGCGTGCGGCGGTCAGTTTCGCCACCTCGGCGTCGGTCACCGTCACCACGGCCACGCGATAGTCGGCCAGCAAACCCGACTCGATCGCGGCAGCGAACGGCAGCTGGAACACCTGCCGACCGAACACCGCGGGATCGTCCATGCTCACACTGTCGGTGCCACCGATCGTCATGATCCGTGGCGTCGCGGTCAGATACAGCCGCCGGGCCGCCGGCACCAGCCGATCCTCGTGTATCTGCGCCCACTGCCCCCGCACGCCGGCAGTGCGATGGGCCTCATCGACAATGACCAAACCCCAACGCCCCAAACCATTCTGGGCATGCGCTGCGATGATCACCGGCAGACTGGCATAGGTGGCGAACACGGTGACGCGCCCAGCTCGCCCGACGAGGACTGCAATCTCGACGGGGTCGGTGGTAACCGGGGCGTGCAGGCCGATCATCTCCGCGCGTAGCTCGACCGCCGCATCCGTGGCCTGCTTGTCTCCGCACACCGCCGCGATCACACCTGCCGCCGAACCGAGGTGACTCGCATAGGAGTGCGCGGTCTGCGACAACAACTCCAGGGTGGGCAGGATGATGAGCACCGAACCGTCGGGAACCAGGCGCACCGAGCACTCCGCACCGATCAGTGTCTTACCGGTCCCGCACGCGGCCACCACCGTCGCCCGGCCTCGTTCGCCCAGCTCGACACAGACCTTCTCGACGGCATCGGCTTGGTGCGGCCACAAACTATTGCCCAACTCCTCCGCACTCCGCACCGAAGTTCCTCTGTCTCGAATGTCGTTGGTATCGGTGGTGTTCGAGCCGCCGAGTTCGGCCGCCGCAGGACCACCCCCGGCACCTCACGTCCGCTACGACTTCAACCACGCGTCGATCTGATCCAGGCTGCCGCTGTAGATGCGCTCGCCGTCTTCGGCGGCCAACAGTGTCCAGCCGCCCGGTGGATGCTCGGCATGGACGAGTAGGTACCCGGCCTGCTCGGCCCGATCCTCGGGGAAACGCACTCGCGCTACAAACGAATCCGGTTGCTGCGTCACGGGCCGTGGCCGCCTTTCGTTCTCGTTCACCAGGGTTTCCCCCAAAGTCGGTGTCGGCGTGATGAATCGGGATGGATGCGTCCGGCTGCTACCAGTGCGTCGAACGCGGCATGCTTGCGCTCGCAGTCGTGATCGCGGTGCAGTTGCATCGCCAGATGAGCGTCGGCGAGGGTGAACGGCTGACCAGGTGGGCCGCATGTCCACGCCTTCGGCCATTCGACCGGTCGTATCGGGCAGCGGCCTCGGGTAGATCGGTCGCGGCGTGGCTTGTCGACCGGCCACACGCACGCCACCCCGACCATGCCGCACGCGCTGCTCCCGACAACCGCGAGGATGCTGTGCACCACCTGCCAAGTGCCCACGCGCCGTTCATCGCTCGCAGCCATTGCCCGGATGGATCGGCGGTAGCGCTAGTTGCGCGAGCCCGTCGAGCACCTGTTGGAATGCGAGAGGTTCGGGTGCGCCGTCGGGCAGGCAGCGTTCGGTGGTGTCGGTCGGAAAGTCGATGCCACGCAGGTGGGCGCGTTCGCGCGGGCTGAACTCCTGCGGCGCGATCCGGCCGTGGTGCACGAGCGTGTAGTACGCGACCCACTTCCACGCGCACCGGTCGATCCGGCACGCACGGTGTCGCCGCATCTGCCGGTGCGCCAGCTCGACTTCAGCTGAGCCGCAGATGTTCGGTGGTGTGACGATCGTGTCAACGCTCATCACGCTGCCCCCATCTCGACGCCGGACCTGTGTTGTGCGCTACGCGCCCACATGCCTTGCGGGCAAACAGTTTCCAAGTCGAAGCCTGCATCGCAGATCAACGCGGGCAGGCAGTCCACGTGCCCGAGGTCGAAGACAACGATCACCTCGACTCCCAGTCCGGCCGCTATGCCGAGCGCGTACCTGATCGGGTCGACGTCGGCCGGTGGGCGCACGGTGTACACGTACTGGTAGCCGAGCGTGCGAGCGTGCCGCTGCACGTCGTTGGCGTGGCGTGGCGCATCCAGACCGGACACGTCATTGCGCACGAACCCAATAGCTTTCGGTTTGTCGCTTGTCGTCGGCGACTTGATGGTTTGCGTGTGTGTCATGGTTCCCCCGGAACCTGGTCGGTGTGCTGGGTTGTGAGGCGTTCGGACGACCGGCAGCAAGGATCGCTGTTTGCTCGCGGGGTGGATTCGAGCCGTGACGCACTCAGCCGAAGTTGGTGTAGTTCACGCATTTTGGAGGCCACCGTGGTCTCCAAGCTGCGGTGTCATCCGAACGCTGCGTTCAATGGCACCACGAGCGATACGATGAAACGAGCAAATCTGGGAGTCCCAAACAAGTCGTCCCAAATCTGCAG includes these proteins:
- a CDS encoding patatin-like phospholipase family protein, translated to MTQEKPVVRILAGVAGRSLTLMVGMATGAVDALAARRAQGSRQPAPAFQPVVVGVSGGAIAAAAITLGLTRDQARQIAIDHPQQNVLGEKSFRTLLTRRTLYPEARIRELAHAVVGDRTFADFALDPNPSGLQPHQMASSLLIPVYSAEHGTLLLPRDLPKLGLDDLPVADALVAATRIPGALPAAAGLGDVFDGGCQHRVPHDIFSPHPTLILDLYGPQPYDSRGGLIFPLLHPSLPAIPHRPRPFHDKTLREATIFAHQPYGAALKAPARSSGELFDTGYDIATTWIHSRTDEQLLNVVDPHVLGLPDETVATDRIQSIA
- a CDS encoding type VII secretion system-associated protein, whose amino-acid sequence is MDQSTSKVIRQGEWLFLTAPGWEPSTPPQIQPPPEAIVGGWMVDENGNVGPFQPNPDYLPADEATPTDPLDAILRLIAGGEQQLIDEFVSMLCHSIVEIGCDEDDQPVVTVMPDDILCVVIATAQAQKLGVEVDRWWPVAGSDLPEIIPGDAGILLNPNGCAPLCLVADALTPPRSGL
- a CDS encoding DEAD/DEAH box helicase; translated protein: MRSAEELGNSLWPHQADAVEKVCVELGERGRATVVAACGTGKTLIGAECSVRLVPDGSVLIILPTLELLSQTAHSYASHLGSAAGVIAAVCGDKQATDAAVELRAEMIGLHAPVTTDPVEIAVLVGRAGRVTVFATYASLPVIIAAHAQNGLGRWGLVIVDEAHRTAGVRGQWAQIHEDRLVPAARRLYLTATPRIMTIGGTDSVSMDDPAVFGRQVFQLPFAAAIESGLLADYRVAVVTVTDAEVAKLTAARQLVTVEGRAVSARMLGMQVALVKAVRDYRLRRVITYHGRVMAATRFATGLAAAINLLPADDRPQWAVRARWVSGDMPPQHRRAALAALQRPGDSTVVVSNARVLAEGVDVPALDAVMFADPRDSTTDVVQAVGRALRRGGETGKVATIIVPILLTEDENPLAALDGSEFDTVWRVVRALRAHDERIADDLDHRRQLSRRGLPESRETGCLPGWLQIDGAPARVSDAFHRAILLRTVATTTSPWWENYGALVAFHTEFGHVDVAYDYRTPDGYPLGRWLGRCRREYKAATLRIDRVAKLEALGVDWDPFSTRWETGIAALHRFRAEHGHANVAADYRAADGHRLGEWLAQYRARQRAGKLSVERVTELEALGVGWDSFAVRWEAAIAALRAFRTAHGHGDVAVSYVTADGFELGQWLRKRREQYQAGTLPEEHAAALESLDIDWNPTISRRATRWKRALSALDAYRTHHGHTEVPATYVAPDGFQLGKWLSRRREMFRAGTLSSEQVTALVAAGIDLAEQRWSRRL
- a CDS encoding helicase associated domain-containing protein yields the protein MARARELEALGIDWRGPREVLWDKAIAALSAYRELHGHIDIPTCYVTCDGFRLGTWIRSRRNDYRTGRLSAQRMQALTELGIDWHPARNW